One Polycladomyces zharkentensis genomic region harbors:
- a CDS encoding endonuclease Q family protein, whose product MNGAGHSETGEPLCSPRLSSFFADLHIHIGRTERGLPVKISAARNLTFDRIVRESAQRKGLDMIGIIDAHSPPVQEEIAARLKAGVYREHPDGGLVYGETVVILGTEIEVKEPGFGTAHLLAYFPSLDAIRRFTHWLSGRMKNVQLSTQRLYAPVSDLQEQVTELGGLMIPAHVFTPFKSVYGSASDRMRDWLDMERIAAVELGLSADSSLADRLSELSALTFVTNSDAHSIPKIGREYNELCIVAPSFLELKRALLRQGGRRVIANYGLNPKLGKYYRTRCLGCEALLPPEETKRCLRCGSHKVVKGVWDRVAEIADQPSISPAHRPPYVYQVPLEFIPKLGPKTLDKLLDRFGTEMRILHHADIEEIAAIAGTSIAEHIRLAREQRLQFDEGGGGMYGKVKQVQNQT is encoded by the coding sequence ATGAACGGAGCGGGGCACAGTGAAACGGGGGAACCACTTTGTTCCCCCCGTCTGAGTTCCTTTTTCGCCGATCTGCACATTCACATCGGGCGTACCGAAAGAGGTCTTCCCGTAAAAATCAGCGCCGCGCGCAATCTGACGTTTGACCGGATCGTAAGGGAATCCGCCCAACGAAAAGGATTGGACATGATCGGCATTATTGACGCCCATTCTCCACCGGTACAGGAAGAAATCGCGGCGCGGCTGAAAGCGGGGGTGTACCGCGAGCATCCGGACGGGGGACTTGTTTACGGTGAGACTGTCGTCATACTGGGGACGGAGATTGAAGTGAAAGAGCCCGGTTTCGGAACGGCTCATCTGTTGGCATATTTTCCGTCATTGGATGCGATTCGGCGGTTTACGCATTGGCTGTCCGGTCGAATGAAAAATGTGCAGTTGAGCACCCAACGACTTTACGCGCCTGTGAGTGATCTGCAGGAGCAAGTGACGGAACTGGGCGGTTTGATGATACCCGCTCATGTGTTTACCCCGTTTAAAAGCGTATACGGCAGTGCGTCGGACCGGATGCGCGATTGGTTGGACATGGAACGGATCGCGGCGGTGGAATTGGGTTTGTCCGCTGACAGTTCACTGGCTGACCGGCTTTCTGAGCTGTCCGCTCTCACGTTCGTCACCAATTCGGATGCGCATTCCATCCCCAAGATCGGTCGTGAGTATAATGAGCTGTGTATCGTCGCTCCCAGCTTTTTGGAGTTAAAGCGGGCACTGCTCAGACAAGGCGGTCGGCGTGTCATTGCCAACTATGGTTTAAACCCCAAGTTGGGCAAGTATTATCGGACGCGTTGTCTCGGATGCGAAGCGCTGTTGCCGCCCGAGGAAACCAAGCGATGCCTGAGATGCGGCTCGCACAAGGTGGTGAAGGGCGTATGGGATCGCGTGGCGGAAATCGCCGACCAACCATCGATTTCACCTGCCCATCGCCCGCCGTATGTGTATCAGGTACCGTTGGAGTTCATCCCCAAACTGGGTCCCAAAACGCTGGATAAGCTGCTGGACCGGTTCGGCACGGAAATGCGCATCCTCCATCACGCCGACATCGAAGAGATCGCGGCGATCGCCGGAACGTCCATCGCCGAGCACATCCGTTTGGCGCGGGAACAGCGCCTGCAATTTGACGAGGGTGGCGGCGGCATGTACG
- a CDS encoding NUDIX domain-containing protein, giving the protein MSRLEEKTVKSQTIYEGNIIRVQLDQVILPDGGTSQREIVKHPGAVAVVAITDEKKLVLVRQFRKPLEKTILEIPAGKLEPGEDPRACAFRELEEETGYQAEEMTPLVSFYTSPGFADEIMHLYVANGLRKGEAQPDQDEFVELVELTLPEAWQRIADGEICDAKTVAAVYYWQLKEIQK; this is encoded by the coding sequence ATGAGCCGGTTGGAGGAAAAAACGGTCAAGAGTCAAACGATTTATGAAGGCAACATCATTCGGGTGCAACTGGATCAAGTGATTTTGCCCGACGGTGGAACATCCCAGCGCGAGATCGTCAAACATCCGGGAGCGGTGGCGGTAGTGGCCATTACCGATGAAAAGAAACTGGTGTTGGTGCGGCAGTTTCGCAAACCGCTGGAAAAGACGATCCTGGAGATTCCGGCAGGGAAATTGGAACCGGGCGAAGATCCCCGTGCATGCGCGTTTCGTGAATTGGAGGAGGAAACGGGGTATCAGGCCGAAGAGATGACACCGCTCGTCTCATTTTATACCTCGCCCGGATTTGCCGACGAGATCATGCATCTCTATGTGGCGAATGGACTGCGCAAAGGAGAGGCACAACCGGATCAAGACGAATTCGTGGAACTGGTGGAGCTGACGTTGCCGGAAGCTTGGCAGCGGATCGCCGATGGTGAAATCTGCGATGCAAAAACAGTGGCAGCCGTCTATTATTGGCAACTGAAGGAGATACAGAAATGA
- a CDS encoding DeoR family transcriptional regulator produces MLPTERRERIRQLIQKRKYMKISELSQILKVSEMTIHRDLKPLIEEGWVKKTHGGVTWNREANTAANTGCVLCGRQPDSRLMYRLILTDQRIETACCSHCGLLRHRQIQEEVFQAMCQDFLTNTTISADRAWYVMDTEVDFHCCHPQVLSFEQKTTAEKFVRGFGGIALSFSEAIDRVHDQMKRNSGCGRKHSH; encoded by the coding sequence ATGTTGCCCACAGAACGAAGAGAACGGATTCGCCAACTGATTCAAAAAAGGAAGTACATGAAGATTTCCGAACTGAGCCAAATACTGAAAGTATCTGAGATGACCATACACCGGGATCTCAAACCTTTGATTGAAGAAGGATGGGTAAAAAAAACCCACGGCGGAGTGACATGGAACAGAGAAGCGAACACTGCGGCCAATACTGGATGCGTGCTATGTGGTCGTCAACCGGATTCACGCTTGATGTACCGCTTGATATTGACGGATCAACGGATTGAAACCGCTTGTTGCAGTCATTGCGGATTGCTCCGTCATCGACAGATCCAAGAAGAAGTCTTTCAGGCCATGTGCCAGGATTTCTTGACGAATACCACGATCAGTGCAGATCGGGCTTGGTATGTCATGGATACCGAAGTGGATTTCCATTGCTGTCACCCCCAGGTTTTGTCTTTTGAACAGAAGACCACAGCCGAGAAGTTTGTGAGAGGCTTCGGCGGTATAGCGCTGTCGTTTTCCGAAGCGATCGACCGGGTTCATGATCAAATGAAACGAAACTCGGGATGCGGACGCAAACATTCTCATTAA
- a CDS encoding PepSY-associated TM helix domain-containing protein yields MSVTEPITKENREMENIPHTEKQWYAAIWRWHFYAGIIFAPFIILLAITGSIYLFKPQIESMLYKDLYYIPASKQKQISPSEQIDQVKKRYPDAKITRFTPSFQSNRTSEVGILRSGEMTTVFVNPYNGKIVGDLNDDKRLMNIIKNLHNGELWGGTFGNRMIELTACWAFILILTGMYLWWPRGRRFGQGTLFPRLRNGKRTLWRDLHAVPAFWLSGLILVLIFTGLPWSGVWGDMINRVATATHTGYPAFAFSFGPKPESTLPKKTKDVAPDVPWAAENLPVPTSSSQGRPLSLEKVIQIAESRNIHSGFTIYFPEGPKGVYTISNKPQRPEDQATLHLDQYSGKVLYDLRFNDYGPLAKAISIGIALHEGRYFGWINQLLGLITCVGLIGIAVMGLILWWKRRPQGKLGAPPRLHSFHLAKGLAVIVIALGLFFPLVGISLLLVWLLDRWIIQRIPFIQQWVG; encoded by the coding sequence ATGTCCGTTACCGAACCGATAACAAAGGAAAACAGGGAAATGGAAAACATTCCGCATACGGAAAAGCAGTGGTATGCCGCCATTTGGCGTTGGCATTTCTACGCGGGAATCATTTTTGCCCCGTTCATCATTTTATTGGCGATAACAGGAAGTATCTACCTGTTCAAACCTCAGATCGAATCGATGTTGTATAAAGACCTCTACTATATCCCGGCAAGCAAACAGAAGCAAATTTCACCTTCAGAACAGATTGATCAGGTGAAAAAACGTTACCCCGATGCGAAAATTACCCGTTTTACCCCGAGTTTCCAGTCCAATCGAACCTCTGAAGTGGGTATTTTACGGAGCGGGGAAATGACGACCGTTTTTGTTAACCCTTATAACGGTAAAATTGTTGGTGACTTGAATGACGACAAACGGCTTATGAATATCATTAAAAATCTGCACAACGGAGAACTGTGGGGCGGTACCTTTGGTAACCGGATGATCGAATTGACCGCTTGTTGGGCTTTTATCCTGATCCTGACCGGTATGTATCTGTGGTGGCCCCGGGGTCGCCGATTCGGACAGGGGACGCTGTTTCCCAGGTTGAGAAACGGGAAACGTACTCTTTGGCGGGATTTGCATGCCGTACCCGCTTTCTGGTTATCAGGACTGATCCTTGTCTTGATCTTTACCGGTCTGCCATGGTCCGGAGTGTGGGGAGACATGATCAATCGGGTTGCGACAGCCACTCATACAGGTTATCCTGCTTTTGCCTTCTCCTTCGGTCCGAAACCCGAATCGACTCTTCCGAAAAAAACAAAAGACGTGGCTCCGGATGTGCCTTGGGCGGCGGAAAACCTGCCGGTTCCAACGTCTTCTTCCCAAGGCCGACCACTGTCCTTGGAGAAAGTGATCCAAATCGCCGAATCGCGGAATATCCATTCCGGCTTTACCATCTATTTTCCGGAAGGACCCAAGGGAGTTTACACGATTTCCAACAAACCACAACGTCCGGAAGACCAGGCAACCCTGCACCTGGATCAATACAGCGGAAAAGTGTTGTACGATCTGCGTTTCAACGATTATGGTCCCTTGGCGAAAGCAATCTCCATCGGCATTGCTCTGCATGAGGGACGGTATTTTGGGTGGATCAACCAACTGCTGGGTTTGATCACTTGTGTGGGTCTGATCGGGATAGCAGTCATGGGGCTCATTCTATGGTGGAAGCGGAGGCCTCAAGGAAAGCTGGGCGCCCCACCCCGACTTCATTCATTCCATCTAGCAAAAGGGCTGGCTGTGATCGTTATCGCCTTAGGTCTCTTTTTCCCGCTGGTCGGTATCTCCCTGCTCTTGGTCTGGCTGTTGGACCGATGGATCATCCAGCGGATCCCTTTCATTCAACAATGGGTGGGATAA
- a CDS encoding GNAT family N-acetyltransferase → MEIRLLTPSDAPLFQTVRLQALKEQPDAFAATYEETAAQSVEHVAKRLSPTPESFVIGAFQDKQLVGNVGFKREKGKKLRHKAVIWGMYVVPEVRRHGVGKALLKEIIARAREMEGLEQLMLTVNAENEPARRLYRSMGFCVFATEPRAMKEGNRYVDEDHMILFLNATPIGGQAARLTGPAMRCAPDGRSTMHLYTGAGTGDSGVPDPSVDPRAVHRGRTIHFKSGANMSGYKWMEDGSIANRVIRLPRTDSGVVKET, encoded by the coding sequence ATGGAGATTCGTCTGTTGACCCCGTCGGATGCACCATTGTTTCAGACTGTCAGGTTGCAGGCGCTAAAAGAGCAGCCAGACGCTTTCGCCGCTACATACGAGGAGACTGCTGCTCAATCGGTCGAACACGTTGCCAAACGTTTATCCCCCACCCCGGAATCATTTGTGATCGGGGCCTTTCAGGATAAACAGCTGGTAGGAAACGTGGGTTTCAAACGGGAAAAAGGCAAAAAATTGCGGCATAAGGCGGTTATCTGGGGTATGTATGTCGTACCGGAAGTCCGTCGCCACGGAGTGGGGAAAGCATTGTTGAAAGAAATAATCGCTCGCGCCCGGGAGATGGAGGGATTGGAACAGCTGATGCTCACCGTGAACGCCGAAAACGAACCGGCCCGCCGATTGTACCGTTCAATGGGGTTTTGCGTTTTTGCCACCGAACCAAGGGCGATGAAGGAAGGAAACCGGTATGTCGATGAAGACCATATGATTTTGTTTTTAAACGCCACGCCCATCGGTGGGCAAGCTGCCCGACTCACCGGGCCGGCTATGCGATGTGCACCCGATGGTCGATCAACAATGCACCTGTACACGGGTGCGGGAACCGGTGATTCAGGTGTGCCGGATCCGTCGGTCGATCCGAGAGCCGTACACAGAGGAAGAACGATCCACTTCAAAAGCGGAGCGAACATGAGCGGTTACAAATGGATGGAAGATGGTTCCATTGCCAATCGTGTGATCCGACTACCGCGAACCGATTCAGGGGTTGTGAAAGAAACCTGA